The Dreissena polymorpha isolate Duluth1 chromosome 2, UMN_Dpol_1.0, whole genome shotgun sequence nucleotide sequence AATAACTCTATGAAcgtgcaaaaaagtgatttttgataaaaagtgcacttatcacgttctggctttaacccctcgATATGGTCTGCAATATTTTACAGTTCAGAACAAGAACCGCTACCTCATTGGCTATTTCACATGGCGTGTGATGACCGGCAGACATGACGTGATAGAATACCACATGCAAATACCAGGACATGCCAGGTGTCTGGTTGACAGTGGATTTGGGCATTTAAAGAAACTTTACAGGTACCTAAAAGCCGCCTTTGTTGTATGTGtaagaatttaaaaaaggtaaattttccttgtatgaagtgttttatttatttagcatGTAGAATAAGATCGAGTTTACATTTCTTCTCCTGACAATACTAGCAATCTGATCATTAAAATTCAGGAGGTCGAACATTGAGACAATGGACTCATTGACCCAGATGGTGAATATGTCCTCAGCATCCAATGAAGCAGTGAGGTATCCGGCATGGAACTGGCGGGATTGGAAAGGGTTTTTGTCCCGACTGTTTTGTCCTGTACCAGCGATAAGGTATTTACTAACGTAGGCCTATGATAATTGGTTGAAAATGTTCACACCACTGAGTagaattgttaatatttttttctgtataaCGGTTTTATACCGATGTTTAACGAAAAGTCTAAAATTCCTAAAGTGCAATACAAagcgaaagaaaaacaaaactcggACATAACCATGCACATTGTCTTCAATTATAGTTACCAATGCAAATGAATATTATTCGCAAATGCATCATAATTTTGTGTCCTATCcaaacgtattaaaatgtttgccaaaatagtatttatttttattttcagacaatatcAGTACTTCCGCATGACGACGGAAGAGCCAGGTGTGGTCACAATGCGCACGAGAGTCGGATGTCcagaggtcaaggttacagtgactatGGATGGCGTCCATATTCCATACCAACAACCGCAGATTGTAGAGGCCAAAGGACTCAGCCGAAACAGACAGGAGTACTTGTACAAAGTTGTCAGGCCATATCTCAGCGATGCTAACAAGGATGCTACTTGCCCTTGCCCAGAAACATCACTATAGTTATGTCGTCGCATCTATCGCATCTACGGCGAAatattacacacattataatatcaatat carries:
- the LOC127869239 gene encoding uncharacterized protein LOC127869239, producing the protein MTGRHDVIEYHMQIPGHARCLVDSGFGHLKKLYRRSNIETMDSLTQMVNMSSASNEAVRYPAWNWRDWKGFLSRLFCPVPAIRQYQYFRMTTEEPGVVTMRTRVGCPEVKVTVTMDGVHIPYQQPQIVEAKGLSRNRQEYLYKVVRPYLSDANKDATCPCPETSL